Proteins encoded together in one Penicillium digitatum chromosome 1, complete sequence window:
- a CDS encoding Tyrosine-protein kinase, receptor SEA, with product MSQSLNSFQQLEKKIPQEWSIKGQVDPANRGPSWVKAPMQWVHKGRNNQINELVALKEIHLHTEEGTPSTAIREISLIKELNHENILALCDVISTVEKLIMVSEYRDKNLKRLMDDRGDALDLPTNKHFEYHITYCHENKILHRDPKPQNLLNSRGGGLKLADFSLARAFSIPVDIFSNEVLTLWS from the exons ATGTCCCAGAGTTTGAACTCGTTCCAGCAACTGGAAAAG AAAATACCCCAAGAATGGTCCATAAAGGGTCAAGTTGACCCCGCCAACCGTGGCCCCAGCTGGGTGAAGGCACCTATGCAATGG GTCCATAAAGGTCGAAACAACCAGATTAATGAGTTGGTTGCCTTGAAGGAGATTCACCTCCACACCGAAGAAGGGACGCCATCCACTGCGATCCGGGAAATCTCCTTGATCAAGGAGCTCAATCACGAGAACATTCTGGCCTTGTGCGATGTGATCTCCACCgtggaaaagctcatcaTGGTGTCGGAGTACAGGGACAAAAATCTCAAGCGCTTAATGGACGACCGGGGTGATGCCCTTGATCTCCCTACCAACAAGCACTTTGAATACCACATAACCTACTGTCATGAGAATAAGATCTTGCATCGGGATCCAAAACCTCAAAATCTGCTGAATAGCCGGGGCGGAGGTCTGAAGCTGGCAGATTTTAGCCTTGCCCGCGCCTTTAGCATTCCCGTCGACATTTTCTCGAACGAGGTGCTTACTCTCTGGTCTTGA
- a CDS encoding Dimeric alpha-beta barrel, with the protein MSITHIVLFQFKLEVTAEIVQDTCERMLALKDKCVHHTSKQPYIKSTSGGKDNSPEGIQSGMTHAFIVEFESAADRDYYVQSDPSHLAFVKTLDGLVEKVQVIDFTDGVL; encoded by the exons ATGTCGATTACTCATATCGTTCTTTTTCAGTTCAAGTTAGAAGTGACCGCGGAGATTGTCCAGGAT ACCTGTGAGCGTATGCTTGCTCTCAAGGACAAGTGCGTTCACCATACCTCTAAGCAGCCCTATATCAAGTCGACGTCCGGTGGGAAGGATAACTCCCCCGAAGGCATCCAA AGTGGAATGACACACGCATTTATCGTAGAGTTTGAAAGTGCTGCAGATCGAGACTATTATGTACAAAGCGATCCGTCTCATCTGGCCTTCGTCAAAACTCTTGATGGACTCGTGGAGAAAGTACAAGTCATTGACTTCACTGATGGAGTTCTCTGA
- a CDS encoding Sterigmatocystin 8-O-methyltransferase, giving the protein MVSSRIESLASVIAESAHELRTLLAEHSLEEPSFAADCPISIALPPAVDAARNALLHAACEIQDLLLDPADLLRTYATHAHLVSLHFIQQFNVAQLVPTSGGAITFAALADQCGLPEADVCRLLRHAMTIRIFDEPRDNEVVHTRASMLLREEGIHGWIGSTCENAWPGATKTMESLKRFPGSSDPTQSGFALANNNLTLYAALAQCPQRAATFAASKRGYTSGPAFHPTAFLDAYRPTLTGLSPGSLFVDVGGAHGSCSIATAATYPHLRYVVQDLPDVIARAPHDQCPDRSVKFQAHDFFTPQPLREVAVFYLRHVLHNWGDVHAIKILQGLVPGMRRGTRVLIHEHVLERQKQPMWRRRLESAMNLNMLILLNAQERDEVMWRTLLQCADARFTWVGVRRPAGSSLAVVEAIWEG; this is encoded by the exons ATGGTCTCATCGCGGATTGAGTCTCTGGCAAGCGTCATTGCCGAATCGGCCCACGAGCTCCGCACTTTGCTAGCGGAACATAGCCTTGAGGAGCCTTCTTTCGCTGCGGACTGCCCAATCTCGATAGCCCTACCACCAGCAGTAGATGCCGCGCGAAATGCTCTTCTGCATGCAGCGTGCGAGATccaggatcttcttctcgacCCGGCGGATCTCTTGCGAACATATGCTACG CATGCCCATCTAGTGTCGTTGCATTTCATCCAACAGTTCAACGTCGCTCAGCTTGTGCCCACTAGCGGTGGGGCCATCACCTTCGCGGCTCTTGCCGATCAATGTGGGCTACCCGAGGCGGACGTATGCCGTCTCCTCCGCCACGCAATGACCATCCGAATATTCGATGAACCTCGCGACAATGAGGTGGTGCACACGCGAGCCAGCATGCTCCTCCGCGAAGAAGGCATCCATGGCTGGATTGGATCAACCTGCGAGAATGCCTGGCCTGGTGCAACTAAG ACAATGGAATCATTGAAACGTTTTCCCGGCTCCTCAGATCCCACTCAATCG GGCTTCGCTCTTGCCAACAACAATCTCACTCTCTACGCCGCCCTCGCCCAATGCCCCCAACGAGCGGCAACATTCGCTGCCAGCAAACGAGGTTACACCTCCGGTCCTGCTTTCCACCCTACCGCCTTCCTTGACGCCTATCGCCCGACCCTGACTGGCCTCTCCCCGGGTTCCCTCTTCGTTGACGTGGGCGGAGCACACGGATCATGCTCCATTGCCACTGCTGCAACCTATCCGCACCTCCGCTATGTCGTTCAAGATCTCCCTGACGTCATCGCACGCGCCCCACATGACCAGTGCCCGGACCGAAGCGTGAAGTTCCAGGCGCATGACTTTTTCACTCCACAGCCGCTCCGCGAGGTTGCCGTATTCTATCTCAGACACGTCTTGCATAACTGGGGGGACGTGCATGCAATTAAAATTCTTCAAGGGTTAGTACCAGGGATGCGTCGGGGGACGCGCGTGCTGATTCATGAGCATGTTTTGGAGCGCCAGAAGCAGCCGATGTGGAGGCGGAGGTTAGAGAGTGCGATGAATTTGAATATGTTGATATTGTTGAATGCACAGGAAAGGGATGAGGTGATGTGGCGGACTTTGCTACAATGTGCGGATGCGCGGTTCACTTGGGTTGGGGTGCGGAGGCCGGCGGGGAGTTCGTTGGCGGTGGTGGAGGCGATCTGGGAGGGGTAA
- a CDS encoding Rad4 transglutaminase-like domain family protein encodes MADPATPGWYQSNVTTIDPEARSLLEEYSGFQSDEVLPHVLALVGTMQSMILQQTNALETPNQRDEAFKIFPYPCIGQMRFLSCHLARLPFYPRVLARLQAHASAGFLDAGCCVGQELRYMVHRANIPARNLYGFDLESGFFDLGYKLFRDDATKFPATLLPADLGTKDAEWETSPVVDTMRGKIDVVWAGSLLHFWDHEGQVQSLLRLIGLCREGEGVILCGRQMGSVLAGEYEMTGLLETHHYRHNVESLKGLWFDIQQRTGQKWDIEGSLEVGETTTKMQGMSFVDSNARVIWWCATRLSG; translated from the exons ATGGCAGATCCTGCAACCCCAGGTTGGTACCAATCCAACGTAACAACCATCGACCCTGAGGCCCGATCGCTTCTGGAAGAATACAGTGGGTTTCAATCCGATGAGGTCCTGCCCCATGTTCTGGCGCTA GTTGGAACAATGCAATCTATGATTCTGCAACAGACTAACGCACTAGAAACCCCCAATCAGCGAGATGAGGCATTCAAAATCTTCCCGTACCCCTGCATCGGGCAAATGCGGTTTTTGAGCTGTCACCTCGCGCGCCTTCCGTTCTATCCGCGGGTGCTCGCTCGCCTCCAGGCCCACGCCTCAGCAGGATTCCTCGATGCAGGATGTTGCGTCGGCCAGGAGCTCCGCTACATGGTACATCGTGCCAACATCCCGGCTCGGAACCTGTATGGGTTTGATCTAGAATCCGGGTTTTTTGATCTCGGATACAAACTTTTCCGCGATGATGCTACGAAATTCCCAGCGACTCTGCTGCCAGCGGATCTGGGGACGAAGGATGCTGAATGGGAAACCTCACCGGTTGTAGATACTATGCGGGGGAAAATTGATGTCGTGTGGGCGGGCTCATTGCTGCATTTCTGGGATCATGAGGGCCAGGTGCAGTCACTCCTTCGGTTGATTGGGTTGTGTCGTGAGGGAGAGGGAGTAATTCTCTGTGGCAGACAAATGGGAAGTGTATTGGCTGGGGAGTATGAGATGACCGGCTTACTGGAGACGCATCACTATCGGCATAATGTTGAGAGCCTGAAGGGTCTGTGGTTTGATATTCAGCAGAGGACAGGACAAAAGTGGGACATCGAGGGGAGTTTGGAGGTTGGCGAGACGACGACCAAGATGCAGGGAATGAGTTTTGTAGACTCGAATGCTAGAGTCATCTGGTGGTGTGCCACCAGATTGTCTGGGTGA
- a CDS encoding Hexokinase family protein XprF, putative, which produces MTLVDLKSSEKDEDEEHETMHDDLIEDEEHEDDSSELDAIQQEYLAHHQQLEDFLSPMSLDEAVLYKLARRFSTTYRNLALTSDQQFLPTPVTQLPTGRETGRYLAIDVGGSNLRVAFIELLGEAVDSDVRPTDATERSRDTIRKAQRQRVKRTLERAWPIQDHLKMDKAEDLFSWIGDCIAEVVAESLSSDATKKDMPAELDMGITFSFPIMQESLAEATLMPMGKGFAISSNLNLGNILLNGYEKHTRRPDDEDEPSTKRRKLFALPKLKIQAITNDTVATLASLAYKVKSLPNSRVAMGIIVGTGCNATIPMKLSALHKSKAKSVNVMEPSAVETIVNTEWTIFGAAPPLKELNVTTKWDIELDRACARPGFQPFEYMTGGRYIGELIRLILFDYLTTVAELSKRSLPANLIQEYALTTTYISDLVAKARSDSELAKALNKSLPPPESSDWRWDARAAGAFRKIARAVQRRSAGLIAAAVVGLLACAREIELKEDSNSSSPENPASPQSNGDAITEFVGVPNATAVNLNSAAVAVNHAAQEHVVPILNPTPIDWQSGPEELVVAYTGGIIQHYPQFKEMCQQYIDRLIMRTGPQRGGKSVFLREASDGGVIGAGVLAGMVVRK; this is translated from the exons ATGACTTTGGTGGATTTAAAATCGTCCGAGAaggatgaggacgaggaacACGAAACTATGCACGACGATttgattgaagatgaggaacATGAGGATGACAGTTCGGAACTAGACGCCATTCAACAAGAATATTTGGCGCACCATCAGCAATTGGAAGATTTCTTGTCACCAATGTCCCTGGATGAGGCTGTGCTGTACAAACTGGCCCGGCGCTTTTCCACCACATACCGCAATCTGGCCCTGACATCGGACCAGCAGTTTTTGCCAACACCCGTAACTCAACTTCCTACTGGTCGGGAGACGGGTCGCTATTTAGCGATTGATGTAGGTGGTAGCAATCTTCGGGTTGCTTTCATCGAATTGCTCGGAGAAGCCGTGGATTCCGATGTTCGACCTACAGATGCCACGGAGAGATCACGGGACACCATCCGGAAAGCCCAGCGCCAACGAGTCAAGCGAACGCTGGAACGAGCTTGGCCTATTCAAGATCATTTGAAGATGGACAAGGCGGAAGATCTCTTTTCTTGGATCGGTGATTGCATTGCGGAGGTGGTAGCGGAGAGTCTATCATCAGATGCCACTAAGAAGGATATGCCGGCCGAACTAGATATGGGAATTACATTCAGTTTCCCTATAAT GCAAGAATCATTGGCAGAGGCCACATTAATGCCCATGGGGAAAGGCTTCGCTATCTCATCAAATCTCAATCTTGGCAACATCCTTCTGAATGGATATGAAAAACACACAAGGCGGCcggatgatgaagacgaacCCTCAACCAAACGTCGAAAGCTCTTCGCATTACCAAAACTGAAAATCCAAGCTATCACCAATGACACAGTGGCCACGTTGGCTTCCCTTGCATACAAGGTCAAATCTCTACCAAACAGCAGAGTCGCCATGGGCATCATTGTAGGCACTGGTTGCAACGCGACCATCCCGATGAAACTCAGTGCACTGCACAAATCTAAAGCCAAGAGTGTGAATGTAATGGAACCCAGCGCTGTGGAGACTATTGTTAACACAGAGTGGACTATTTTTGGTGCTGCGCCACCACTCAAGGAGCTCAATGTGACCACAAAATGGGACATTGAACTGGACCGGGCCTGTGCACGTCCAGGCTTCCAGCCATTCGAATACATGACCGGAGGCCGCTACATCGGTGAACTGATTCGCTTGATCCTATTCGACTATCTCACAACAGTCGCTGAGTTATCAAAACGCTCCCTGCCTGCAAACCTCATCCAAGAATACGCCCTAACAACAACATACATCTCCGACCTTGTCGCCAAAGCCCGATCTGACAGCGAACTCGCCAAAGCCTTGAATAAATCCCTCCCTCCACCAGAGAGCAGTGACTGGCGCTGGGATGCCCGAGCTGCAGGAGCATTCCGAAAGATCGCCCGCGCGGTACAGAGACGGTCAGCTGGGCTGATTGCCGCTGCGGTGGTTGGCCTCCTTGCCTGTGCTCGCGAGATCGAGCTGAAGGAagacagcaacagcagctCACCCGAGAATCCCGCTTCACCTCAGAGCAACGGCGACGCCATCACCGAGTTCGTTGGTGTACCGAACGCTACGGCTGTAAATCTCAACTCTGCCGCTGTCGCTGTCAACCACGCCGCCCAGGAACATGTCGTCCCTATCCTCAATCCTACGCCAATAGATTGGCAGTCCGGTCCTGAAGAACTCGTCGTGGCTTACACTGGTGGCATAATCCAACATTACCCGCAGTTCAAGGAGATGTGCCAACAATATATAGACCGTCTCATCATGCGGACTGGTCCGCAACGAGGTGGGAAATCGGTTTTCTTACGGGAAGCCTCCGACGGTGGTGTCATTGGCGCCGGTGTTTTGGCTGGCATGGTTGTGAGAAAATGA
- a CDS encoding Transcription initiation factor IIA, gamma subunit codes for MHSIYLTDAIQDNDSHVTFVDHVLTAAPAIWPAILNLLLMASVAYYELYRGSSLGLSLTDTLDDLINEGRIEPQLAMKILGTFDKIVTEVLADKVRARLTFKGHLDTYRFCDEVWTFLIKDVSFKLDNQTTVSADKVKIVSCNSKRPGEV; via the exons ATGCATTCAATTTATCTGACTGACGCAATTCAAGATAATGATTCACACGTGACTTTTGTAGATCACGTGCTGACGGCCGCCCCCGCGATTTGGCCGGCGATCTTGAACTTGCTCTT AATGGCATCTGTAGCTTACTATGAGCTTTACCGTGGCAGCAG CCTCGGATTATCCCTCACCGACACCCTTGACGACCTGATCAATGAAGGCCGCATCGAGCCCCAACTGGCGATGAAGATCCTTGGTACTTTTGACAAGATTGTGACTGAAGTCTTGGCGGACAAGGTTCGGGCCAGACTCACCTTTAAG GGCCACCTGGACACCTACCGATTCTGCGACGAAGTCTGGACCTTCCTAATTAAAGATGTCTCGTTCAAGCTGGACAACCAGACAACTGTGTCCGCAGATAAGGTGAAAATCGTGAGCTGCAACAGCAAGCGGCCTGGCGAGGTGTGA
- a CDS encoding nonribosomal peptide synthetase TdiA: MFQSRVASPFNFTNPGPGKDRKIIKTEPPLTSVLELLQRAAATSAGITFYNAHDSGKSNPKRISYQELLDQSRRDAAWLQNSVLDLQRETVILLHFDTHEENIRWFWATTAAGYVPCIVPKFAVSSDRRIAQAEHILRLLNSPVILTNDRMACAFNGVETPSLYRVDDLIPISTFSSPSLAPVVQNQRDDDLGALMLTSGSTGFSKAVCLRQPQMLAAVAGKAYHCRATSEDVFLSWISLDHVVNLVEMHLHAMFLGAEQIQVATERVLTDPRLFLDLIDRHRVSLSFAPNFFLTLLRERVSHPDFEREPPVWDLSCLRCVFSGGEPTVRQTAVDLMRSLQHHGARPFICAGYGLTESCAGIVWDIVDHTLESLDGASGEFLACGLPIPGVQMRVVHETNGMKPAAVGEEGMLELRGTVMFDRYYRDPAATRAAFTADGWFITGDNAYIDEHGRLYITGRTKDTLLINGLTIFAVEVEHSLEQARIPGLTPSYTLVFAHRPPGAFTESYCVVYLASYDPDDDETRAQTTDAIERIASLVVHVKPAAVLPIPRHYFEKTSLGKLSRAHFRRLFENGTLETERAFHMAHLRAYRQVHRQPPRSPTEQTILDLVCTHLSTDPNDVSVTTNLFQLGLSSLDFYTITQDLHRIFHAHLTLPDLLSDPTISGLAHQISISTGITTRTAEYDPVIPLQPHGSTVPLWLVHPASGNVLIFTALARAFHDRPIYAFRARGTRPGEPLFTSMNEMADLYTTALLRTQPQGPYAIAGYSLGSSVAFEIAKRLESSGAEVRFLGALDGPPDISPLVGHLTWSEALVMIGHFYELISEKRSLELMPELRVKEAEMALNVILGEADQRRVQVLGLDKRELTQVTEVTAGFCRAAGGYVPRGKIKGRYGCGIIWDSGRS; the protein is encoded by the exons aTGTTCCAATCCAGAGTTGCTTCTCCTTTCAATTTTACCAATCCAGGGCCAGGAAAAGACCGGAAAATCATCAAAACTGAACCCCCATTAACCAGTGTGTTAGAGCTTCTTCAGagagcagcagcaacctcaGCTGGGATCACATTCTACAATGCACATGATTCTGGAAAAAGCAACCCAAAGCGTATATCTTACCAAGAGCTGCTCGACCAGTCTCGGCGTGATGCAGCATGGCTGCAGAACTCCGTCCTAGATTTACAGCGGGAGACTGTTATTTTGCTACACTTTGACACGCACGAGGAGAATATCCGCTGGTTTTGGGCTACGACGGCAGCGGGCTATGTTCCCTGTATTGTGCCAAAATTTGCCGTCTCTAGTGACAGGCGTATTGCCCAAGCAGAGCATATCCTGCGGTTGCTCAACTCCCCAGTTATCCTCACCAACGACCGTATGGCATGCGCCTTCAATGGCGTAGAGACTCCTAGTCTGTATCGCGTGGACGATCTCATACCGATTTCCACATTCTCTAGTCCTAGTCTTGCGCCAGTGGTGCAAAATCAACGCGACGATGACCTTGGAGCTCTGATGCTCACTTCTGGTAGCACTGGGTTCTCCAAGGCCGTGTGTCTGCGACAACCCCAGATGCTGGCAGCGGTAGCTGGCAAGGCGTATCACTGTCGGGCCACGTCGGAGGATGTGTTTCTAAGCTGGATTTCATTAGACCATGTGGTCAATCTGGTCGAGATGCACCTGCATGCCATGTTCCTCGGAGCAGAACAAATCCAGGTAGCCACGGAACGGGTACTGACAGACCCCCGCCTATTCCTTGACTTGATCGACCGGCATCGAGTATCCCTCAGCTTTGCTCCAAATTTCTTCCTCACTCTACTCCGTGAACGGGTGTCCCATCCAGACTTTGAAAGAGAACCCCCGGTCTGGGATCTATCGTGCTTGCGTTGCGTCTTCTCCGGCGGGGAGCCCACCGTACGGCAGACAGCAGTGGATCTCATGCGCTCACTGCAACACCACGGGGCTCGACCATTTATCTGCGCTGGCTACGGATTGACCGAGTCGTGCGCCGGTATAGTCTGGGATATTGTCGACCACACGCTGGAGAGCCTGGACGGTGCTTCTGGCGAATTCCTCGCCTGTGGCCTGCCCATTCCCGGAGTGCAGATGCGCGTTGTGCATGAGACAAATGGAATGAAGCCGGCTGCTGTGGGTGAAGAGGGTATGCTGGAATTGCGTGGTACTGTCATGTTCGATCGGTATTATCGTGACCCTGCAGCCACGCGTGCAGCATTTACGGCCGATGGCTGGTTCATCACCGGTGACAATGCCTATATAGACGAGCATGGTCGGCTGTACATCACTGGACGGACCAAGGATACCTTGCTCATTAACGGGCTCACCATCTTTGCCGTAGAGGTCGAACACAGCCTCGAGCAAGCACGTATTCCGGGCCTCACGCCAAGCTATACGCTGGTCTTCGCCCACCGGCCTCCTGGCGCATTCACGGAGTCGTATTGTGTCGTGTACCTTGCCAGCTATGAcccagatgacgacgaaaCCAGAGCCCAGACCACCGACGCCATCGAGCGTATTGCGAGTTTAGTAGTGCATGTCAAGCCCGCCGCAGTCCTTCCTATCCCTCGTCACTACTTCGAAAAGACCTCCCTAGGCAAGTTATCTCGCGCCCATTTCCGGCGTCTCTTCGAGAACGGCACACTCGAGACCGAGCGAGCCTTCCATATGGCTCACCTGCGAGCTTATCGCCAGGTTCACCGACAGCCGCCACGCTCGCCGACTGAGCAAACCATCCTAGATCTCGTCTGCACGCACCTCTCCACCGACCCAAACGACGTCAGCGTCACAACCAATTTATTCCAACTCGGCCTCTCCTCCCTTGATTTCTACACCATCACCCAGGACTTGCACCGGATCTTCCACGCCCATCTCACCCTCCCAGACCTACTCTCCGACCCCACCATCTCTGGCCTCGCCCACCAGATCTCCATCTCCACTGGCATCACCACAAGAACCGCAGAATACGATCCCGTGATCCCCCTTCAGCCACACGGCTCCACGGTTCCGCTCTGGCTAGTCCACCCTGCGTCAGGAAAcgtcctcatcttcactgcCCTCGCGCGTGCCTTTCACGACCGCCCTATCTACGCCTTCCGTGCCCGCGGCACTCGACCTGGCGAGCCCCTCTTCACCAGCATGAACGAAATGGCTGATCTCTACACTACTGCCCTCCTACGCACCCAGCCCCAGGGCCCGTATGCCATCGCAGGGTATTCGCTCGGGAGCAGTGTTGCTTTTGAGATTGCGAAGAGGCTGGAGTCATCCGGTGCCGAAGTCCGGTTTCTGGGTGCGTTAGATGGGCCGCCTGATATCTCCCCGCTGGTGGGACATTTAACTTGGTCGGAGGCTTTGGTGATGATTGGGCATTTCTATGAATTGATCTCGGAGAAGAGGTCTCTAGAGCTTATGCCGGAATTGAGAGTCAAGGAGGCCGAGATGGCGCTGAATGTTATTCTTGGCGAAGCAGATCAACGGAGAGTCCAGGTTTTGGGGTTGGATAAGAGAGAGTTGACGCAGGTGACGGAGGTTACGGCTGGATTTTGCCGGGCAGCGGGAGGATACGTGCCCCGTGGGAAG ATCAAAGGCAGGTATGGGTGCGGGATTATCTGGGACAGTGGGAGGAGTTAA
- a CDS encoding Transcription initiation factor IIA, gamma subunit, with the protein MPRTLPWLLTKNNIRVKKESTPRKRMKKEPSPDRNLTPKNLRASPPRHDFFRSSQSPPTSPIRRCPSEEFLIEGVQRDDGWVMVEDEFYAVAQAFTQHLHHAEYLRRRKQVKAETAAGIREIERPTDSRTSILNEVEQRRKAETLRGRHKAGLAQIGHGGDDEKDEAEDDERWVGTHLHDLMTSPRKIRSLAGVHAPKSSTRAAAGFGQTPTLGTGRARVDSIGSVTASSRVSKVPCIEQDEETASGSDDDLDLETKPVVLPPPKRKNAALRTRLAHGQAMPRAQQQSKIQSTSTSKPGHGRPSPANAYKSRVQSLFDDLDELPESSRPKNPISNRSKEPPSSLSPPKGGGSDLDAKNSRRSEVPTFLL; encoded by the exons ATGCCTAGGACATTGCCCTGGCTTCTTACTAAGAATAATATCCGTGTGAAAAAAGAGTCAACACCACGGAAGCGCATGAAAAAGGAACCCAGTCCTGATCGCAACCTCACCCCCAAAAATCTTCGAGCTTCTCCCCCAAGGCACGATTTCTTCAGATCCT CACAAAGCCCGCCGACCTCTCCTATCAGACGCTGTCCCTCCGAAGA ATTCTTAATCGAAGGAGTTCAACGCGATGATGGCTGGGTTATGGTAGAAGACGAATTCTACGCTGTCGCGCAAGCATTCACTCAACATCTACATCATGCGGAGTACCTGCGACGGAGAAAGCAAGTGAAAGCCGAAACTGCAGCCGGAATAAGAGAAATTGAGAGACCTACAGACAGCCGTACTTCAATTTTAAACGAAGTTGAGCAACGAAGAAAGGCCGAAACGCTGAGGGGGCGACATAAAGCTGGACTCGCGCAGATCGGACACGGAGGAGACGACGAGAAAGATGAAgctgaggatgatgagagATGGGTTGGAACACATCTTCATGATCTGATGACGAGTCCACGAAAAATACGATCCTTAGCAGGAGTTCACGCACCCAAGTCCTCTACTAGAGCTGCTGCGGGCTTCGGGCAGACGCCTACTTTAGGTACTGGACGAGCCCGGGTGGACAGTATAGGGAGTGTGACTGCATCATCAAGAGTATCAAAAGTTCCATGCATTGAACAGGATGAAGAGACGGCCTCGGGCTCAGATGACGACCTTGACTTGGAAACCAAGCCAGTCGTGCTGCCACcgcccaaaagaaaaaatgcCGCTCTACGAACAAGGCTGGCTCACGGTCAGGCAATGCCACGAGCCCAGCAGCAATCTAAAATACAAAGCACTTCTACATCAAAACCGGGACATGGGCGACCCAGTCCAGCGAACGCGTATAAATCACGAGTTCAATCGCTTTTTGATGACCTCGATGAACTACCAGAGTCATCTCGGCCAAAAAACCCTATTTCTAACAGGTCCAAGGAACCTCCTTCGAGTCTCTCACCACCAAAAGGCGGAGGGAGTGATTTAGATGCAAAAAATTCCCGGCGCAGTGAAGTGCCGACTTTCTTGTTGTGA